The Clupea harengus unplaced genomic scaffold, Ch_v2.0.2, whole genome shotgun sequence genome contains a region encoding:
- the LOC122130350 gene encoding stonustoxin subunit beta-like, translating to MRLLQDGDEAGCFPQSRHLPQLEAQVEYVIVFYASELILDPNTAHIHLSLSEGNRKVTWVKVDQLYPDHSERFDRWPQVLCREGLSGSCYWEAKWSGEGVRIAVAYKSIQRKGGSDESTTDSLLGRNDKSWSLWCSPLRYTAMHNNKGTGIPAPSSRSRRVAVYLDWLAGTLSFYSVSSDTLTHLHTFHSTFTEPLYPGFGVYHMGSSVSLVSVVFCKCRLLKMKKSKTEPHSSEE from the exons ATGCGGCTTCTTCAGGATGGGGATGAGGCAGGATGTTTTCCACAGAGCAGGCACCTTCCCCAGTTGGAGGCTCAGGTTGAATATGTAATTGTATttt atgcCAGTGAGCTCAtactggacccaaacacagcacacatacatctctctctctctgagggcaaCAGAAAGGTTACATGGGTGAAAGTGGACCAGCTGTATCCTGACCACTCAGAGAGATTTGACAGGTGGCctcaggtgttgtgtagagagggtctgtctggaagctgctactgggaggctaAGTGGAGTGGGGAAGGGGTTCGTATAGCTGTGGCGTATAAAAGCATCCAGAGGAAAGGGGGGAGTGATGAGAGCACCACAGACAGCTTGCTGGGGCGTAATgacaagtcctggagtctgTGGTGCTCTCCTCTCAGATACACTGCCATGCACAATAATAAAGGCACTGGCatacctgccccctcctcccgctccaggAGAGTAGCAGTGTACCTGGACTGGCTAGCCGGCACTCTatccttctacagcgtctcctctgacacactcacccacctgcacacgttccactccacattcactgagcccctctatcctgggtttGGGGTTTATCATATGGGctcctcagtgtccct TGTATCTGTTGTTTTCTGCAAATGCAGACTGCTGAAAATGAAGAAAAGTAAGACAGAACCTCACAGCAGTGAAGAGTGA